The Puntigrus tetrazona isolate hp1 chromosome 16, ASM1883169v1, whole genome shotgun sequence genome includes a region encoding these proteins:
- the mtmr11 gene encoding myotubularin-related protein 11 codes for MLTGSKTTFKVRQLVPDMKERMMSHSSLHARGRDVLGLCCLPGECVLQRAVLVRKKLSAKEGGGWLSGTLFCTHFRVAFVPQDSQKPDDNADPVLLGDHDVALASIDKVVAVGPSRTKLVTPTCSLKFTPEELVLYCRDMRVLCFLFDRLTPDTQAVEITYTIAKTYQPMKPATILSFQNAALGSIEMKQFLSNRRRDPNMNWFVCSMGWEQELERTGASGWRVSSVNDRFEMSTSLPRFNVVPQRVLDTELKKTFAHFNEGRIPRWCWRHPHGSDLLRMASFQNNIYHEKDDIRNLELVLFGRQQLCVIVDLGEEMPSPADVQLAHTRLRTLCLGDISSSVSVPDDKWLSTLESTRWLDYTRCCLRKAAEVACLLRGGHMTVVLLEPEDRDMNCVVCSLVQVMCDPHCRTVAGFQGLVQKEWITAGHKFLSRINYHRESDKEEAPVFLLFLDCVWQLWAQYPARFQLTEDYLLALHDSVHLPLFSSFLANSQRERCRRSQHLPQSYTPVNGLRELPMGAPEEPVDPPFPPVWDWALQYSGQRRTRFTQPVSQPACPPPVLNGNLNTNLDRSWHNDGLPGSVFLLSRGTFSHPSNLLPWRSGNSGSYWKSHRRAPSSESLSGLERLIRACSLSEPSENRSILHDPYEPLLPLLLGPCVRVWRGCYLRGALHAQAFSHPTSSCSQHPLDQLAWEVQQLREKLAQASYGCPENQTKRQEPRRLESNLNQNANNGTFLFSSSSRTSQQQALLSSRGAAHSSVPPRAQRAASDPSRPAQKNNGKHTFLFGHQEPQSGQRYIPSPSAKPPKRPGNSH; via the exons ATGTTGACAGGGTCCAAAACCACCTTTAAAGTGAGACAGTTGGTTCCGGACATGAAG GAGAGGATGATGAGCCACAGTAGTCTTCACGCACGTGGGAGAGATGTGCTCGGCCTCTGCTGTTTACCAG gaGAATGTGTGTTACAGCGAGCCGTGCTGGTGAGGAAGAAGCTGTCGGCTAAAGAAGGAGGAGGCTGGTTGTCTGGGACTCTCTTCTGCACTCATTTCAGAGTGGCCTTCGTGCCTCAGGACAGCCAGAAACCTGAC GATAATGCAGATCCTGTGCTGCTCGGGGATCACGACGTAGCTCTCGCCTCCATTGATAAAGTCGTGGCAG TGGGACCGTCCCGCACCAAACTAGTGACCCCTACCTGCTCTCTGAAATTCACCCCGGAGGAGCTGGTGTTGTACTGCCGGGACATGCGTGTCCTCTGCTTCCTGTTTGACAGACTCACACCTGATACTCAAGCTGTGGAG ATCACTTACACCATTGCTAAGACCTACCAACCAATGAAACCAGCAACCATTCTCTCCTTTCAAAACGCTGCTTTGGGTAGTATTG AAATGAAGCAGTTCCTAAGCAACAGGCGGCGTGACCCTAACATGAACTGGTTCGTGTGTTCGATGGGATGGGAGCAGGAGCTGGAGAGGACAGGTGCCAGCGGCTGGAGGGTCAGCTCTGTCAATGACCGCTTTGAGATGTCCACCAG TCTTCCCAGATTCAACGTGGTTCCTCAGAGGGTCCTGGACACAGAGCTCAAGAAAACATTTGCCCACTTTAACGAGGGTCGCATCCCA CGCTGGTGCTGGCGACATCCTCATGGCAGCGACTTACTAAGAATGGCCAGCTTCCAAAATAACATCTACCACGAGAAGGACGACATCAG GAACCTGGAACTGGTGCTCTTCGGCAGGCAGCAGCTGTGTGTGATCGTGGATCTGGGAGAGGAAATGCCGTCACCTGCAGACGTCCAGCTGGCTCACACGAGACTCCGGACACTTTGTCTGGGCG ATATTTCATCATCTGTATCAGTGCCTGATGACAAGTGGCTCTCCACTCTTGAAAGCACTCGCTGGCTCGACTATACTCG GTGCTGTCTGAGAAAAGCTGCAGAGGTGGCTTGTTTGCTCAGAGGAGGTCACATGACTGTTGTTCTCCTAG AGCCGGAGGATCGAGACATGAACTGTGTGGTTTGCAGTCTGGTGCAGGTGATGTGTGACCCTCACTGCAGGACCGTGGCTGGATTTCAGGGATTGGTTCAGAAAGAATGGATCACAGCCGGACACAAATTCCTTAGTCGGATCAACTACCACAGAGAAAGTGATAAAGAGGAg GCCCCTGTGTTCTTGCTGTTTCTCGACTGCGTGTGGCAGCTGTGGGCGCAGTATCCCGCACGCTTCCAGCTTACCGAAGACTACCTGCTGGCTCTCCATGACAGCGTGCACCTTCCACTCTTCAGCAGCTTCCTGGCCAATAGTCAGAGGGAGAGGTGTCGCCGCTCACAG CATCTTCCTCAGAGCTACACCCCAGTGAACGGTCTGAGGGAGCTGCCCATGGGCGCACCGGAGGAGCCGGTAGACCCGCCTTTCCCTCCGGTGTGGGACTGGGCCCTTCAGTACAGCGGTCAGAGGCGAACCCGCTTCACTCAACCTGTGTCACAGCCTGCCTGCCCTCCACCCGTCCTCAACGGAAACCTCAACACCAACCTGGACCGCAGCTGG cacaATGATGGACTGCCGGGCTCTGTGTTCCTGTTGTCCCGTGGCACATTCTCGCATCCCTCCAACCTGCTCCCCTGGAGGAGCGGAAACTCTGGCTCATACTGGAAGAGCCACCGCAGGGCTCCCTCATCTGAGAGTCTGTCTGGGCTCGAGCGTCTGATCAGAGCTTGTTCGCTCTCTGAGCCCTCAGAGAACCGCTCAATCCTCCACGACCCATACGAACCCCTGCTGCCCCTTCTCCTGGGACCCTGTGTCAGAGTATGGAGGGGCTGCTATTTACGGGGTGCCCTACACGCTCAG GCTTTCTCACACCCCACGTCTTCCTGCAGTCAGCATCCACTAGATCAGCTGGCCTGGGAAGTGCAGCAGCTCCGAGAGAAACTGGCTCAGGCTTCTTACGGATGCCCTGAAAACCAGACGAAACGACAGGAGCCACGCCGGCTGGAGTCCAACCTCAACCAGAACGCCAACAATGGGACCTTCCTGTTCTCCTCTTCCTCTAGAACATCTCAACAACAGGCGCTGCTGTCCAGCCGAGGCGCGGCCCACTCCTCCGTCCCTCCCAGAGCCCAGCGGGCGGCATCTGACCCGTCCAGGCCTGCGCAGAAGAATAACGGCAAGCACACGTTTCTGTTCGGCCACCAAGAGCCGCAATCAGGGCAGCGTTACATTCCCTCCCCTAGTGCCAAACCTCCCAAACGCCCCGGAAACTCACACTGA